Genomic segment of Sphingopyxis sp. QXT-31:
CATGCGATCACGCGCGTCCGACGCAAATTTCACTTCCTTGGCAGCCATTCTTACCTCCTTCTTGATGTCCTTTCAGTTGTTGGATGGATGCGGCGTCAGGCCGCCTGCTTGAGCGCTTCGGCCTGCTCGATGACCCCGAGAATGTCGCTCTCCTTCATGATGAGCAGCTCCTCGCCGTCGATGCGCACCTCGGTGCCCGACCATTTGCCGAACAGGATGCGATCGCCTGCCTTGACGTCGAGCGCGGTGACCGTGCCGTCCTCGGCGCGGACGCCGGGACCGACGGCGACGACTTCGCCTTCCTGTGGCTTTTCCTTGGCGGTGTCGGGGATGATGATGCCGCCCGAGGTCTTCTCCTCGGCTTCGATGCGGCGGACGACCACACGGTCGTGCAAGGGTCGGAAATGCATGCATAACCTCCATATTGCATAACGATATGATAAGCCGGCGCGCCTGTCCGGGACGCGCGGCGCCGATGAGCTAGGAAGCGATTTTTTTCGCTTCAAGAGGTCTGGCGAAAATTTTTTGATGGCTGCGCTGGCGCGAAACAAACGCCGGTAATCAAGGGGCTGAACCCTCTTGACTCGACTCGCTTCGCTCCCAAAATTTTTTCCTGCGGCGCTTTGCCGCACGACAAGAAAGGAAAGGCTACAAGGAAGGAGGCACGATCATGTCCGAGCCATTTTCCCGTTTTCTTCATCCCTTCGACGTGGCGCGTCACCCGAGCCTCGAGCCCGAGGTCAAGCGCGCCCTTCTCGCATCCTGGGCATCGGACCACTCGGCGGTCCGCAACAAGCCCGCACTTCGCAAACCCCCGGGGGCGAGGCGAGCGGTGCCAGTCGACGATGTGCTCGCGGCGCTTCGGTCGCTCGATGGCGGCGAGACGCGCGCGCCATGACCGACCGCGCGCTGATCGCCCAGCTGGACGGCTACGGGCTGACGACCGCCGAGATCCATTATTACCGGCCCGATCATCCCTCGCTGCTCCAGCTCTTCGTCTGGCAGGACTATGATCTGCCGCCGGACTTCCCGGTGCTGTTCGATTTTCTGGCGATGTGGCGGCGCCAGATCGAAGCCGCGCTTCATTCGGTACGGATCGCGCACGAGGCGCTGATCGGCCCGGCCGAGTGGAGCGCGGCCGATATTATCCGGTCGATTGACTGACGCTCGTTCTGGCGGTGGCGCCATCGCCGCTGGGGCGCCCCGAGGACCCTTTGAATTGCGGGGCCGCGCCGTTGGCAGCGGCCCCGCCAGATTTTACGCGTTTTCGAGGCTCTTCTCTTTGGACGCGCCGATCCGGCGCGGTTCGGCATCGCCGCTGCCGATCTCGATCTTGCGCGGTTTCATCGCCTCGGGAATGACCCGGTTGAGCTCGATCGCCAGCAGGCCGTCGGCGAAGCTCGCCGCGCCGACCTCGATATAGTCGGCGAGCTGGAAGTGCCGCTCGAACGCGCGGCGCGCGATGCCGCGATGAAGATAGCTGCGCTTTTCATCTTCTTCCGCCGGCTTGCCCGACACGCTGAGCTGGTTCTGCTGGGCGACGATCTCGATCTCGTCGGGTTTGAAACCGGGAACCGCGAGCGTGATGCGGAAGCGGTCGTCGGCCTCGCGCACGATGTCGAAGGCGGGAAAGCCGTCCGACGTTTCGCTGCGCTGCCCTTTCTCGAGCAGGTCGAAGAGGTGATCGAAGCCCACCGTCGAGCGGCGGTAGGGGGTGAAGTCAAAGTCGGTTCTCATTTCCAAATCCTCCTGATTGAAGCAATTCGGGCATGAGATGCGCCGGGACTTAGAGCCGGCGCTCTCTATGTCCTTCGGACCCGAACAATCCGGCGTCCAGAAAAAAGCTAGGAAGCCAAATTTCCGTTTCAAGAGGTCGAAAGCGCTTTGGATTGGCGAATGGGGCGGCGCTCCATAGGCGCTTTCAGGTGCGGAGCCGCGCCGCGCGCGGCTCCGCGATCGGATCAGGCGGCGCGGCTGCCGCCGGTATCGCCGATCCATATGGTGATTTGGTCCCTGACCAACAGCTTCAGCTTCTTGAGCCGCGCGATCAGGACCTCGTCGGGTCGGCGCTGCC
This window contains:
- the groES gene encoding co-chaperone GroES, which produces MHFRPLHDRVVVRRIEAEEKTSGGIIIPDTAKEKPQEGEVVAVGPGVRAEDGTVTALDVKAGDRILFGKWSGTEVRIDGEELLIMKESDILGVIEQAEALKQAA
- a CDS encoding usg protein — translated: MTDRALIAQLDGYGLTTAEIHYYRPDHPSLLQLFVWQDYDLPPDFPVLFDFLAMWRRQIEAALHSVRIAHEALIGPAEWSAADIIRSID
- a CDS encoding Hsp20 family protein, with the translated sequence MRTDFDFTPYRRSTVGFDHLFDLLEKGQRSETSDGFPAFDIVREADDRFRITLAVPGFKPDEIEIVAQQNQLSVSGKPAEEDEKRSYLHRGIARRAFERHFQLADYIEVGAASFADGLLAIELNRVIPEAMKPRKIEIGSGDAEPRRIGASKEKSLENA
- a CDS encoding YdcH family protein — translated: MSSKHIDYLRREHARLDAEIDREARQRRPDEVLIARLKKLKLLVRDQITIWIGDTGGSRAA